One Equus asinus isolate D_3611 breed Donkey chromosome 26, EquAss-T2T_v2, whole genome shotgun sequence genomic window carries:
- the LOC123281039 gene encoding myeloid cell surface antigen CD33-like isoform X5, whose translation MLLLLLLLALLWWTEGAKGQRVPLQDYSLRMQGSVTVQEGLCVFVPCDFFYPRDSRTVLTFAHGYWFREGARVYQDASVATNDPDREVNEETQGRFHLLGDPRTYNCSLDIRDARRRDEGQYFFRVEKYSYKSNQLNLRVTALNHTPDILIPETLESGRPRNLTCSVPWACERGTPPIFSWTSAALTSLGPRARLSSVLTLTPRPQDHGTIVTCQVKFPAADVTVETTIQLNVTYSPQNLAVTVFLGNGTGKARPLSGVVLWAVGGAGAKTLLFLSFCIILIRVRSERKKAARSAAGMKDTSMEGENEVTS comes from the exons atgctgctgctgctgctgctgctggccctgcTCTGGTGGACGGAGGGGGCCAAGGGCCAGAGGGTGCCCTTGCAGGATTACTCACTGCGGATGCAGGGGTCCGTGACTGTGCAAGAGGGCCTGTGCGTGTTCGTGCCCTGCGATTTTTTCTACCCCCGTGATAGCCGGACGGTTTTAACCTTTGCTCATGGCTACTGGTTCCGGGAAGGGGCCAGAGTATACCAAGATGCATCAGTGGCCACAAATGACCCAGATCGTGAAGTGAACGAGGAGACCCAGGGCCGCTTTCACCTCCTTGGGGACCCCCGGACCTACAACTGCTCCCTGGACATCAGAGACGCCAGGAGGAGAGATGAAGGACAATACTTTTTTCGAGTGGAGAAATATTCTTACAAAAGTAACCAGCTTAATTTGCGTGTGACAG CCCTGAACCACACACCTGACATCCTCATCCCGGAGACCCTGGAGTCTGGCCGCCCCAGGAACTtgacctgctctgtgccctgggcctgTGAAAGGGGCACGCCCCCCATCTTCTCCTGGACATCGGCTGCCCtcacctccctgggccccagggcccGCCTCTCCTCGGTGCTCACCCTCACTCCACGGCCTCAGGACCATGGCACCATCGTCACTTGTCAGGTGAAGTTCCCTGCAGCTGATGTGACTGTGGAAACGACCATCCAGCTCAACGTCACCT ACTCTCCACAGAACTTGGCCGTAACTGTCTTCCTGGGAAACGGCACAG GAAAAGCGAGACCTTTATCAGGAGTGGTGCTGTGGGCTGTCGGGGGAGCAGGTGCTAAAACCCTTCTCTTCCTGTCCTTCTGCATCATCCTCATCAG AGTGAGGTCCGAAAGGAAGAAAGCAGCAAGGTCAGCAGCGGGCATGAAGGACACAAGCATGGAGGGTGAAAATGAAGTCACGAGTTAA
- the LOC123281039 gene encoding sialic acid-binding Ig-like lectin 8 isoform X3: MLLLLLLLALLWWTEGAKGQRVPLQDYSLRMQGSVTVQEGLCVFVPCDFFYPRDSRTVLTFAHGYWFREGARVYQDASVATNDPDREVNEETQGRFHLLGDPRTYNCSLDIRDARRRDEGQYFFRVEKYSYKSNQLNLRVTALNHTPDILIPETLESGRPRNLTCSVPWACERGTPPIFSWTSAALTSLGPRARLSSVLTLTPRPQDHGTIVTCQVKFPAADVTVETTIQLNVTSPTTLKNASSLPVQEGQSLRLVCVVDSNPPARVSWARGTQTLSPSQPLNPGVLELPQVESSHEGEFTCQAQHPWGSLHITLSLSVQRKARPLSGVVLWAVGGAGAKTLLFLSFCIILIRVRSERKKAARSAAGMKDTSMEGENEVTS, translated from the exons atgctgctgctgctgctgctgctggccctgcTCTGGTGGACGGAGGGGGCCAAGGGCCAGAGGGTGCCCTTGCAGGATTACTCACTGCGGATGCAGGGGTCCGTGACTGTGCAAGAGGGCCTGTGCGTGTTCGTGCCCTGCGATTTTTTCTACCCCCGTGATAGCCGGACGGTTTTAACCTTTGCTCATGGCTACTGGTTCCGGGAAGGGGCCAGAGTATACCAAGATGCATCAGTGGCCACAAATGACCCAGATCGTGAAGTGAACGAGGAGACCCAGGGCCGCTTTCACCTCCTTGGGGACCCCCGGACCTACAACTGCTCCCTGGACATCAGAGACGCCAGGAGGAGAGATGAAGGACAATACTTTTTTCGAGTGGAGAAATATTCTTACAAAAGTAACCAGCTTAATTTGCGTGTGACAG CCCTGAACCACACACCTGACATCCTCATCCCGGAGACCCTGGAGTCTGGCCGCCCCAGGAACTtgacctgctctgtgccctgggcctgTGAAAGGGGCACGCCCCCCATCTTCTCCTGGACATCGGCTGCCCtcacctccctgggccccagggcccGCCTCTCCTCGGTGCTCACCCTCACTCCACGGCCTCAGGACCATGGCACCATCGTCACTTGTCAGGTGAAGTTCCCTGCAGCTGATGTGACTGTGGAAACGACCATCCAGCTCAACGTCACCT CACCCACAACCCTGAAGAATGCATCATCTCTTCCAGTCCAGGAGGGCCAGTCCCTGCGCCTGGTCTGTGTTGTCGACAGCAACCCCCCTGCCAGGGTGAGCTGGGCCCGTGGGACCCAGACTCTGAGCCCCTCACAGCCCTTGAACCCCGGGGTCCTGGAGCTGCCCCAGGTGGAGTCGAGTCACGAAGGCGAATTCACCTGCCAAGCTCAGCACCCTTGGGGCTCCCTGCACATCACCCTGAGTCTCTCTGTGCAGA GAAAAGCGAGACCTTTATCAGGAGTGGTGCTGTGGGCTGTCGGGGGAGCAGGTGCTAAAACCCTTCTCTTCCTGTCCTTCTGCATCATCCTCATCAG AGTGAGGTCCGAAAGGAAGAAAGCAGCAAGGTCAGCAGCGGGCATGAAGGACACAAGCATGGAGGGTGAAAATGAAGTCACGAGTTAA
- the LOC123281039 gene encoding sialic acid-binding Ig-like lectin 13 isoform X1 has translation MLLLLLLLALLWWTEGAKGQRVPLQDYSLRMQGSVTVQEGLCVFVPCDFFYPRDSRTVLTFAHGYWFREGARVYQDASVATNDPDREVNEETQGRFHLLGDPRTYNCSLDIRDARRRDEGQYFFRVEKYSYKSNQLNLRVTALNHTPDILIPETLESGRPRNLTCSVPWACERGTPPIFSWTSAALTSLGPRARLSSVLTLTPRPQDHGTIVTCQVKFPAADVTVETTIQLNVTSPGDKDQCPPSPPTDVSPPCLSTSDSPQNLAVTVFLGNGTAPTTLKNASSLPVQEGQSLRLVCVVDSNPPARVSWARGTQTLSPSQPLNPGVLELPQVESSHEGEFTCQAQHPWGSLHITLSLSVQRKARPLSGVVLWAVGGAGAKTLLFLSFCIILIRVRSERKKAARSAAGMKDTSMEGENEVTS, from the exons atgctgctgctgctgctgctgctggccctgcTCTGGTGGACGGAGGGGGCCAAGGGCCAGAGGGTGCCCTTGCAGGATTACTCACTGCGGATGCAGGGGTCCGTGACTGTGCAAGAGGGCCTGTGCGTGTTCGTGCCCTGCGATTTTTTCTACCCCCGTGATAGCCGGACGGTTTTAACCTTTGCTCATGGCTACTGGTTCCGGGAAGGGGCCAGAGTATACCAAGATGCATCAGTGGCCACAAATGACCCAGATCGTGAAGTGAACGAGGAGACCCAGGGCCGCTTTCACCTCCTTGGGGACCCCCGGACCTACAACTGCTCCCTGGACATCAGAGACGCCAGGAGGAGAGATGAAGGACAATACTTTTTTCGAGTGGAGAAATATTCTTACAAAAGTAACCAGCTTAATTTGCGTGTGACAG CCCTGAACCACACACCTGACATCCTCATCCCGGAGACCCTGGAGTCTGGCCGCCCCAGGAACTtgacctgctctgtgccctgggcctgTGAAAGGGGCACGCCCCCCATCTTCTCCTGGACATCGGCTGCCCtcacctccctgggccccagggcccGCCTCTCCTCGGTGCTCACCCTCACTCCACGGCCTCAGGACCATGGCACCATCGTCACTTGTCAGGTGAAGTTCCCTGCAGCTGATGTGACTGTGGAAACGACCATCCAGCTCAACGTCACCT CCCCTGGGGACAAGGACCAATGTCCACCCAGCCCTCCCACTGATGTGAGTCCACCATGTCTTTCTACCTCAGACTCTCCACAGAACTTGGCCGTAACTGTCTTCCTGGGAAACGGCACAG CACCCACAACCCTGAAGAATGCATCATCTCTTCCAGTCCAGGAGGGCCAGTCCCTGCGCCTGGTCTGTGTTGTCGACAGCAACCCCCCTGCCAGGGTGAGCTGGGCCCGTGGGACCCAGACTCTGAGCCCCTCACAGCCCTTGAACCCCGGGGTCCTGGAGCTGCCCCAGGTGGAGTCGAGTCACGAAGGCGAATTCACCTGCCAAGCTCAGCACCCTTGGGGCTCCCTGCACATCACCCTGAGTCTCTCTGTGCAGA GAAAAGCGAGACCTTTATCAGGAGTGGTGCTGTGGGCTGTCGGGGGAGCAGGTGCTAAAACCCTTCTCTTCCTGTCCTTCTGCATCATCCTCATCAG AGTGAGGTCCGAAAGGAAGAAAGCAGCAAGGTCAGCAGCGGGCATGAAGGACACAAGCATGGAGGGTGAAAATGAAGTCACGAGTTAA
- the LOC123281039 gene encoding sialic acid-binding Ig-like lectin 13 isoform X2, whose product MLLLLLLLALLWWTEGAKGQRVPLQDYSLRMQGSVTVQEGLCVFVPCDFFYPRDSRTVLTFAHGYWFREGARVYQDASVATNDPDREVNEETQGRFHLLGDPRTYNCSLDIRDARRRDEGQYFFRVEKYSYKSNQLNLRVTALNHTPDILIPETLESGRPRNLTCSVPWACERGTPPIFSWTSAALTSLGPRARLSSVLTLTPRPQDHGTIVTCQVKFPAADVTVETTIQLNVTYSPQNLAVTVFLGNGTAPTTLKNASSLPVQEGQSLRLVCVVDSNPPARVSWARGTQTLSPSQPLNPGVLELPQVESSHEGEFTCQAQHPWGSLHITLSLSVQRKARPLSGVVLWAVGGAGAKTLLFLSFCIILIRVRSERKKAARSAAGMKDTSMEGENEVTS is encoded by the exons atgctgctgctgctgctgctgctggccctgcTCTGGTGGACGGAGGGGGCCAAGGGCCAGAGGGTGCCCTTGCAGGATTACTCACTGCGGATGCAGGGGTCCGTGACTGTGCAAGAGGGCCTGTGCGTGTTCGTGCCCTGCGATTTTTTCTACCCCCGTGATAGCCGGACGGTTTTAACCTTTGCTCATGGCTACTGGTTCCGGGAAGGGGCCAGAGTATACCAAGATGCATCAGTGGCCACAAATGACCCAGATCGTGAAGTGAACGAGGAGACCCAGGGCCGCTTTCACCTCCTTGGGGACCCCCGGACCTACAACTGCTCCCTGGACATCAGAGACGCCAGGAGGAGAGATGAAGGACAATACTTTTTTCGAGTGGAGAAATATTCTTACAAAAGTAACCAGCTTAATTTGCGTGTGACAG CCCTGAACCACACACCTGACATCCTCATCCCGGAGACCCTGGAGTCTGGCCGCCCCAGGAACTtgacctgctctgtgccctgggcctgTGAAAGGGGCACGCCCCCCATCTTCTCCTGGACATCGGCTGCCCtcacctccctgggccccagggcccGCCTCTCCTCGGTGCTCACCCTCACTCCACGGCCTCAGGACCATGGCACCATCGTCACTTGTCAGGTGAAGTTCCCTGCAGCTGATGTGACTGTGGAAACGACCATCCAGCTCAACGTCACCT ACTCTCCACAGAACTTGGCCGTAACTGTCTTCCTGGGAAACGGCACAG CACCCACAACCCTGAAGAATGCATCATCTCTTCCAGTCCAGGAGGGCCAGTCCCTGCGCCTGGTCTGTGTTGTCGACAGCAACCCCCCTGCCAGGGTGAGCTGGGCCCGTGGGACCCAGACTCTGAGCCCCTCACAGCCCTTGAACCCCGGGGTCCTGGAGCTGCCCCAGGTGGAGTCGAGTCACGAAGGCGAATTCACCTGCCAAGCTCAGCACCCTTGGGGCTCCCTGCACATCACCCTGAGTCTCTCTGTGCAGA GAAAAGCGAGACCTTTATCAGGAGTGGTGCTGTGGGCTGTCGGGGGAGCAGGTGCTAAAACCCTTCTCTTCCTGTCCTTCTGCATCATCCTCATCAG AGTGAGGTCCGAAAGGAAGAAAGCAGCAAGGTCAGCAGCGGGCATGAAGGACACAAGCATGGAGGGTGAAAATGAAGTCACGAGTTAA
- the LOC123281039 gene encoding sialic acid-binding Ig-like lectin 8 isoform X4, with product MLLLLLLLALLWWTEGAKGQRVPLQDYSLRMQGSVTVQEGLCVFVPCDFFYPRDSRTVLTFAHGYWFREGARVYQDASVATNDPDREVNEETQGRFHLLGDPRTYNCSLDIRDARRRDEGQYFFRVEKYSYKSNQLNLRVTALNHTPDILIPETLESGRPRNLTCSVPWACERGTPPIFSWTSAALTSLGPRARLSSVLTLTPRPQDHGTIVTCQVKFPAADVTVETTIQLNVTSPGDKDQCPPSPPTDVSPPCLSTSDSPQNLAVTVFLGNGTGKARPLSGVVLWAVGGAGAKTLLFLSFCIILIRVRSERKKAARSAAGMKDTSMEGENEVTS from the exons atgctgctgctgctgctgctgctggccctgcTCTGGTGGACGGAGGGGGCCAAGGGCCAGAGGGTGCCCTTGCAGGATTACTCACTGCGGATGCAGGGGTCCGTGACTGTGCAAGAGGGCCTGTGCGTGTTCGTGCCCTGCGATTTTTTCTACCCCCGTGATAGCCGGACGGTTTTAACCTTTGCTCATGGCTACTGGTTCCGGGAAGGGGCCAGAGTATACCAAGATGCATCAGTGGCCACAAATGACCCAGATCGTGAAGTGAACGAGGAGACCCAGGGCCGCTTTCACCTCCTTGGGGACCCCCGGACCTACAACTGCTCCCTGGACATCAGAGACGCCAGGAGGAGAGATGAAGGACAATACTTTTTTCGAGTGGAGAAATATTCTTACAAAAGTAACCAGCTTAATTTGCGTGTGACAG CCCTGAACCACACACCTGACATCCTCATCCCGGAGACCCTGGAGTCTGGCCGCCCCAGGAACTtgacctgctctgtgccctgggcctgTGAAAGGGGCACGCCCCCCATCTTCTCCTGGACATCGGCTGCCCtcacctccctgggccccagggcccGCCTCTCCTCGGTGCTCACCCTCACTCCACGGCCTCAGGACCATGGCACCATCGTCACTTGTCAGGTGAAGTTCCCTGCAGCTGATGTGACTGTGGAAACGACCATCCAGCTCAACGTCACCT CCCCTGGGGACAAGGACCAATGTCCACCCAGCCCTCCCACTGATGTGAGTCCACCATGTCTTTCTACCTCAGACTCTCCACAGAACTTGGCCGTAACTGTCTTCCTGGGAAACGGCACAG GAAAAGCGAGACCTTTATCAGGAGTGGTGCTGTGGGCTGTCGGGGGAGCAGGTGCTAAAACCCTTCTCTTCCTGTCCTTCTGCATCATCCTCATCAG AGTGAGGTCCGAAAGGAAGAAAGCAGCAAGGTCAGCAGCGGGCATGAAGGACACAAGCATGGAGGGTGAAAATGAAGTCACGAGTTAA
- the LOC123281324 gene encoding cytoplasmic tRNA 2-thiolation protein 1-like isoform X4, producing MPAPQCATCHKARAALRRPRSGRALCGACFCAAFEAEVLHTVVAGRLLPPGAVVAVGASGGKDSTVLAHVLQVLAPRLGISLRLVAVDEGIGGYRDAALAAVRRQAARWELPLTVVAYADLFGGWTMDAVARSTAGSGRSRACCTFCGVLRRRALEEGARLAGATHIVTAVLTGVSPVLRITWLQTVATHGPLFSVGKSWKGETGGQEATEETVGIVQEGDRSLGEDSSLGDGDLFLLFHCPMVS from the exons ATGCCAGCCCCGCAGTGCGCCACCTGCCACAAGGCGCGCGCCGCCCTCCGCCGCCCGCGCTCGGGCCGCGCGCTGTGCGGCGCCTGCTTCTGCGCCGCCTTCGAGGCCGAGGTGCTGCACACGGTGGTCGCGGGCCGCCTGCTGCCGCCCGGGGCCGTGGTGGCCGTGGGCGCCTCGGGCGGCAAGGACTCCACGGTGCTGGCGCACGTGCTGCAGGTGCTGGCGCCGCGCCTGGGCATCTCGCTGCGCCTGGTGGCCGTGGACGAGGGCATCGGCGGCTACCGGGACGCGGCGCTGGCGGCCGTGCGGCGCCAGGCGGCGCGCTGGGAGCTCCCGCTCACCGTCGTGGCCTACGCAGACCTCTTCGGGGGCTGGACGATGGACGCCGTGGCCCGCAGCACGGCCGGCTCCGGCCGCAGCCGCGCCTGCTGCACCTTCTGCGGGGTGCTGCGGCGCCGGGCgctggaggagggggcgcgccTCGCGGGAGCCACGCACATCGTGACGG ctgttCTGACCGGAGTGTCACCTGTACTTCGGATCACCTGGCTACAAACCGTGGCTACCCACGGCCCACTCTTCAG TGTAGGGAAGAGCTGGAAGGGAGAGACTGGAGGACAAGAGGCTACAGAAGAAACTGTTGGGATCGTTCAGGAGGGAGACCGCAGCCTGGGTGAAGACAGCAGCCTTGGTGATGGAG atctgtttcttctcttccactGCCCGATGGTCTCATAG
- the LOC123281324 gene encoding cytoplasmic tRNA 2-thiolation protein 1-like isoform X3 yields the protein MPAPQCATCHKARAALRRPRSGRALCGACFCAAFEAEVLHTVVAGRLLPPGAVVAVGASGGKDSTVLAHVLQVLAPRLGISLRLVAVDEGIGGYRDAALAAVRRQAARWELPLTVVAYADLFGGWTMDAVARSTAGSGRSRACCTFCGVLRRRALEEGARLAGATHIVTAVLTGVSPVLRITWLQTVATHGPLFSVGKSWKGETGGQEATEETVGIVQEGDRSLGEDSSLGDGDQQYPRQFIPNTPALVEI from the exons ATGCCAGCCCCGCAGTGCGCCACCTGCCACAAGGCGCGCGCCGCCCTCCGCCGCCCGCGCTCGGGCCGCGCGCTGTGCGGCGCCTGCTTCTGCGCCGCCTTCGAGGCCGAGGTGCTGCACACGGTGGTCGCGGGCCGCCTGCTGCCGCCCGGGGCCGTGGTGGCCGTGGGCGCCTCGGGCGGCAAGGACTCCACGGTGCTGGCGCACGTGCTGCAGGTGCTGGCGCCGCGCCTGGGCATCTCGCTGCGCCTGGTGGCCGTGGACGAGGGCATCGGCGGCTACCGGGACGCGGCGCTGGCGGCCGTGCGGCGCCAGGCGGCGCGCTGGGAGCTCCCGCTCACCGTCGTGGCCTACGCAGACCTCTTCGGGGGCTGGACGATGGACGCCGTGGCCCGCAGCACGGCCGGCTCCGGCCGCAGCCGCGCCTGCTGCACCTTCTGCGGGGTGCTGCGGCGCCGGGCgctggaggagggggcgcgccTCGCGGGAGCCACGCACATCGTGACGG ctgttCTGACCGGAGTGTCACCTGTACTTCGGATCACCTGGCTACAAACCGTGGCTACCCACGGCCCACTCTTCAG TGTAGGGAAGAGCTGGAAGGGAGAGACTGGAGGACAAGAGGCTACAGAAGAAACTGTTGGGATCGTTCAGGAGGGAGACCGCAGCCTGGGTGAAGACAGCAGCCTTGGTGATGGAG ACCAACAATACCCGAGGCAGTTCATCCCTAACACACCTGCGCTAgtagaaatataa
- the LOC123281324 gene encoding cytoplasmic tRNA 2-thiolation protein 1-like isoform X2 translates to MPAPQCATCHKARAALRRPRSGRALCGACFCAAFEAEVLHTVVAGRLLPPGAVVAVGASGGKDSTVLAHVLQVLAPRLGISLRLVAVDEGIGGYRDAALAAVRRQAARWELPLTVVAYADLFGGWTMDAVARSTAGSGRSRACCTFCGVLRRRALEEGARLAGATHIVTAVLTGVSPVLRITWLQTVATHGPLFSVGKSWKGETGGQEATEETVGIVQEGDRSLGEDSSLGDGDLSKADVNEHFSRPTIPEAVHP, encoded by the exons ATGCCAGCCCCGCAGTGCGCCACCTGCCACAAGGCGCGCGCCGCCCTCCGCCGCCCGCGCTCGGGCCGCGCGCTGTGCGGCGCCTGCTTCTGCGCCGCCTTCGAGGCCGAGGTGCTGCACACGGTGGTCGCGGGCCGCCTGCTGCCGCCCGGGGCCGTGGTGGCCGTGGGCGCCTCGGGCGGCAAGGACTCCACGGTGCTGGCGCACGTGCTGCAGGTGCTGGCGCCGCGCCTGGGCATCTCGCTGCGCCTGGTGGCCGTGGACGAGGGCATCGGCGGCTACCGGGACGCGGCGCTGGCGGCCGTGCGGCGCCAGGCGGCGCGCTGGGAGCTCCCGCTCACCGTCGTGGCCTACGCAGACCTCTTCGGGGGCTGGACGATGGACGCCGTGGCCCGCAGCACGGCCGGCTCCGGCCGCAGCCGCGCCTGCTGCACCTTCTGCGGGGTGCTGCGGCGCCGGGCgctggaggagggggcgcgccTCGCGGGAGCCACGCACATCGTGACGG ctgttCTGACCGGAGTGTCACCTGTACTTCGGATCACCTGGCTACAAACCGTGGCTACCCACGGCCCACTCTTCAG TGTAGGGAAGAGCTGGAAGGGAGAGACTGGAGGACAAGAGGCTACAGAAGAAACTGTTGGGATCGTTCAGGAGGGAGACCGCAGCCTGGGTGAAGACAGCAGCCTTGGTGATGGAG ATCTTTCCAAAGCTGATGTAAATGAACATTTTTCCAGACCAACAATACCCGAGGCAGTTCATCCCTAA
- the LOC123281324 gene encoding cytoplasmic tRNA 2-thiolation protein 1-like isoform X1, whose product MPAPQCATCHKARAALRRPRSGRALCGACFCAAFEAEVLHTVVAGRLLPPGAVVAVGASGGKDSTVLAHVLQVLAPRLGISLRLVAVDEGIGGYRDAALAAVRRQAARWELPLTVVAYADLFGGWTMDAVARSTAGSGRSRACCTFCGVLRRRALEEGARLAGATHIVTAVLTGVSPVLRITWLQTVATHGPLFSVGKSWKGETGGQEATEETVGIVQEGDRSLGEDSSLGDGGKKRKYSNQSKKKTTAKKDEHYSRILLRN is encoded by the exons ATGCCAGCCCCGCAGTGCGCCACCTGCCACAAGGCGCGCGCCGCCCTCCGCCGCCCGCGCTCGGGCCGCGCGCTGTGCGGCGCCTGCTTCTGCGCCGCCTTCGAGGCCGAGGTGCTGCACACGGTGGTCGCGGGCCGCCTGCTGCCGCCCGGGGCCGTGGTGGCCGTGGGCGCCTCGGGCGGCAAGGACTCCACGGTGCTGGCGCACGTGCTGCAGGTGCTGGCGCCGCGCCTGGGCATCTCGCTGCGCCTGGTGGCCGTGGACGAGGGCATCGGCGGCTACCGGGACGCGGCGCTGGCGGCCGTGCGGCGCCAGGCGGCGCGCTGGGAGCTCCCGCTCACCGTCGTGGCCTACGCAGACCTCTTCGGGGGCTGGACGATGGACGCCGTGGCCCGCAGCACGGCCGGCTCCGGCCGCAGCCGCGCCTGCTGCACCTTCTGCGGGGTGCTGCGGCGCCGGGCgctggaggagggggcgcgccTCGCGGGAGCCACGCACATCGTGACGG ctgttCTGACCGGAGTGTCACCTGTACTTCGGATCACCTGGCTACAAACCGTGGCTACCCACGGCCCACTCTTCAG TGTAGGGAAGAGCTGGAAGGGAGAGACTGGAGGACAAGAGGCTACAGAAGAAACTGTTGGGATCGTTCAGGAGGGAGACCGCAGCCTGGGTGAAGACAGCAGCCTTGGTGATGGAG gaaaaaagagaaaatattcaaaccagtcaaagaaaaagacaaccgcAAAGAAAGATGAACATTACAGTAGAATTCTCTTAAGAAACTAG